Proteins co-encoded in one Planctomycetia bacterium genomic window:
- a CDS encoding endonuclease/exonuclease/phosphatase family protein: protein MYCLLLCSLFLPAPKVDASLKVMSFNIRYGTANDGENHWNKRKEFLCETIKKFNPDLLGTQETLAFQRDYLLKELNQFEAFGVGRDDGKLKGEMAALFYRRDRFNLIEGGHFWLSPTPDIVGSKGWDAALPRIATWVKLKDLQHNDAKPVLFLNTHFDHMGKQARTESALLIRQKLEELGNGHTIIVTGDFNTGESTEPYQALFANSQGKPASIIDTFRIKHPLRGKEEGTFNGFKPDVKNKERIDWIGCSIDLHVKDAAIDHTTKAGKVPSDHFPVTAILVRDAVK, encoded by the coding sequence ATGTATTGCCTGCTGCTTTGCTCACTCTTTCTGCCTGCACCAAAAGTCGATGCCTCCCTGAAAGTGATGAGCTTCAACATTCGCTACGGCACAGCCAACGATGGGGAGAATCACTGGAACAAACGGAAGGAATTCCTCTGCGAAACCATCAAGAAGTTCAATCCCGACCTGCTGGGCACGCAGGAAACGCTGGCCTTCCAGCGAGATTATCTTCTGAAAGAGTTAAACCAGTTCGAGGCATTCGGCGTTGGTCGCGATGATGGCAAGTTGAAGGGGGAAATGGCAGCGCTCTTTTACCGTCGCGACCGTTTCAACCTCATCGAAGGCGGGCATTTCTGGCTCAGCCCGACTCCCGATATAGTCGGCAGCAAAGGCTGGGATGCAGCCCTGCCCCGCATTGCCACGTGGGTCAAACTGAAAGATCTACAACACAACGATGCCAAGCCCGTGCTATTTCTTAACACCCACTTCGACCACATGGGCAAGCAGGCACGCACGGAATCAGCCCTGCTCATTCGCCAGAAACTGGAAGAATTGGGCAACGGCCACACCATCATTGTCACTGGCGATTTCAACACAGGCGAAAGCACCGAACCCTATCAGGCACTCTTCGCAAACAGCCAAGGCAAACCGGCCAGCATCATAGATACTTTCCGAATCAAGCATCCACTACGAGGCAAAGAAGAAGGCACCTTCAATGGCTTCAAGCCTGATGTAAAAAATAAGGAACGCATCGACTGGATAGGCTGCTCAATCGATCTGCATGTGAAAGACGCAGCTATCGACCATACCACCAAAGCAGGCAAAGTGCCTTCGGATCACTTTCCGGTGACAGCGATTCTAGTGAGGGACGCTGTCAAGTAA
- a CDS encoding DUF1553 domain-containing protein: protein MRLIVTLGCLLCSCIMVNAEEKLQYNRDIRPILAENCFACHGPDSAARKGNLRLDQRELAIKKKAIKPGDVAGSEMIERIITADTSDLMPPPESHKKLTDQQKAMLKKWIEQGAEYQSHWSLIAPQRPAVPAVRYQSWIRNPIDAFVLAELEKQKLKPSPEADRRTLARRVSFDLTGLPPTPEDVTAFVNDTSANAYEKYVDKLLSSVHWGEHRGRYWLDYSRYADTHGIHFDNYREMWSYRDWVIKAFNNNMPFDQFTTEQLAGDLLPNTTLDQRIATGFSRNNITTNEGGAIDEEYLVLYARDRTETLGQVYFGMTTGCAVCHDHKYDPFSMKDFYSLSAFFNNTSQRAMDGNIKDTPPIIVVPMDADRPRWEALCQELKKIDADIAERKKAARPNFDKWLAASKPTDFYKAMPVNGLHFQTLLAEGAGNSISALLQGQLRHITSAKNLAWEAGHLAEKALKSRTDMELEFEDAGNFDTKQPFSFGAWINPQKTTGYAAIISRMDEANHYRGWDLWIEDGKIGTHIVSKWMDDALKVVTSNAVQPKTWSHIFVTYDGTGKAEGVKLYINGVLQEARQVTANSLKGSIKTTVPLRIGRRTGGAALSNHGIQDIRIYDRVVSAGEIETIKQAGRTAWILTRPADKRTDAEKNEVFTWWLPSKDHAFKSLIEKHSALKQEEAAIKGRGTVAHVMQEKPEQAMAYILKRGEYDKRSEPVKPGTPAMLPPMPEKFPRNRLGLAQWLLQADQPLTARVTVNRFWQEVFGNGLVRTSGDFGISGEVPSHPELLDWLAVEFRESGWDVKKFFKMLVMSNTYRQSAHITPEQLEKDPSNKWLSRGPRFRMDAEMVRDNALAVSGLLVRKIGGPSVKPYQPIGVWEAVAMIGSNTRDYKADKGENLYRRSMYTFWKRAAPPASLDIFNAPNRETCAVKRERTNTPLQALVTLNDVQFVEAARHLATNAIKAAKTSDERLEFISQRLLSRSFKPDEKKVIEASLKELTEFYQKNEADAKSLVAVGESKVDASLSPQELAAWTMLCNELMNLDEVLNK from the coding sequence ATGCGATTGATAGTAACCCTGGGTTGCCTTCTGTGTTCATGCATCATGGTGAATGCGGAAGAGAAATTGCAGTACAACCGTGATATCCGTCCCATTCTTGCCGAAAACTGTTTTGCCTGCCACGGCCCCGACAGCGCTGCCCGCAAGGGAAACCTGCGGCTCGATCAGCGTGAACTGGCTATCAAAAAGAAAGCCATCAAGCCGGGGGATGTCGCGGGTAGTGAAATGATCGAACGTATCATCACGGCTGATACTAGCGATTTGATGCCTCCGCCTGAATCACACAAAAAGCTGACCGATCAACAGAAAGCCATGCTGAAGAAATGGATCGAGCAGGGGGCAGAATATCAATCGCACTGGTCGCTGATTGCTCCGCAGCGTCCTGCTGTGCCCGCAGTCAGGTATCAGTCATGGATACGCAATCCCATTGATGCCTTCGTGCTGGCTGAGTTGGAGAAACAGAAGCTGAAGCCATCGCCCGAAGCAGATCGCCGAACGCTGGCCCGCCGGGTGAGTTTTGATTTGACAGGCTTGCCACCCACGCCGGAAGATGTGACTGCGTTCGTGAACGACACCAGCGCCAATGCTTACGAAAAGTATGTCGACAAACTGCTCAGTTCAGTTCACTGGGGCGAACACCGTGGCCGCTATTGGCTTGATTACAGCCGGTATGCCGATACGCATGGCATCCATTTCGATAATTATCGCGAGATGTGGTCATACCGCGACTGGGTGATCAAGGCGTTCAATAATAACATGCCTTTCGATCAATTCACCACCGAGCAACTCGCAGGCGATTTGCTTCCGAATACCACACTCGACCAGCGCATTGCCACCGGCTTCAGCCGTAACAACATCACCACCAATGAAGGCGGGGCTATCGATGAAGAGTACCTGGTGCTCTACGCCCGCGATCGCACGGAAACACTCGGGCAGGTTTATTTCGGCATGACGACAGGCTGTGCGGTCTGCCACGATCACAAGTATGACCCTTTCAGCATGAAGGATTTCTATTCCCTGTCAGCCTTCTTCAACAATACCTCGCAGCGGGCCATGGATGGTAACATCAAGGATACACCCCCGATCATCGTGGTGCCCATGGATGCTGATCGCCCGCGATGGGAAGCACTCTGCCAGGAGTTGAAGAAAATCGATGCCGATATTGCTGAACGGAAAAAGGCAGCACGGCCCAATTTTGACAAATGGCTGGCAGCAAGCAAACCAACCGACTTCTATAAAGCGATGCCGGTTAACGGGTTGCACTTTCAAACGTTGCTGGCGGAAGGCGCCGGCAACAGTATCAGTGCATTGCTGCAAGGTCAGTTACGTCATATCACTTCGGCTAAAAATCTGGCCTGGGAAGCAGGCCACCTGGCAGAAAAGGCTTTGAAATCACGAACCGATATGGAACTCGAGTTCGAAGATGCCGGTAATTTTGATACAAAGCAGCCATTTTCATTCGGTGCCTGGATCAACCCGCAGAAAACCACCGGGTACGCCGCCATTATCTCCCGCATGGATGAAGCTAACCATTACCGGGGTTGGGATTTATGGATTGAAGATGGCAAAATTGGAACTCATATCGTCAGCAAGTGGATGGATGATGCACTGAAAGTGGTGACTTCCAATGCCGTACAACCCAAAACCTGGTCGCATATTTTTGTCACTTATGATGGCACAGGCAAAGCAGAAGGAGTGAAACTCTATATCAATGGAGTGTTGCAGGAAGCCCGCCAGGTAACAGCCAACAGCCTGAAAGGCAGCATTAAAACAACAGTTCCCCTGCGTATTGGCCGACGTACCGGTGGTGCGGCATTGTCCAATCATGGCATTCAGGATATTCGCATTTATGATCGTGTGGTGAGTGCCGGCGAAATCGAGACGATCAAGCAGGCAGGCCGCACTGCCTGGATTCTTACCCGGCCTGCCGACAAACGCACTGATGCCGAAAAGAACGAAGTTTTTACCTGGTGGCTCCCGAGCAAAGATCACGCCTTCAAATCGCTGATCGAAAAACACTCAGCATTGAAACAGGAAGAAGCTGCCATCAAGGGGCGAGGTACCGTGGCCCATGTGATGCAGGAAAAGCCTGAACAGGCTATGGCCTATATCCTCAAACGAGGCGAATACGACAAGCGGAGCGAACCGGTTAAGCCAGGTACACCAGCGATGCTGCCACCCATGCCCGAAAAGTTTCCCAGGAACAGGCTCGGGTTGGCCCAATGGCTGTTGCAGGCCGATCAACCGTTGACTGCGCGTGTTACGGTGAACCGGTTCTGGCAGGAAGTTTTCGGCAACGGCCTGGTACGCACATCAGGAGACTTTGGCATCAGTGGAGAGGTGCCTTCGCATCCTGAATTACTCGACTGGCTGGCAGTGGAATTCCGCGAATCGGGCTGGGATGTGAAAAAGTTTTTCAAGATGCTGGTAATGTCGAACACCTATCGACAGTCAGCCCATATCACGCCGGAGCAACTGGAAAAAGATCCGTCCAATAAGTGGCTGAGCCGTGGCCCACGTTTCCGCATGGATGCTGAGATGGTGCGTGACAATGCCCTAGCAGTCAGCGGCTTGCTCGTTCGCAAGATCGGCGGGCCGAGCGTGAAGCCTTACCAGCCCATTGGGGTGTGGGAAGCCGTAGCGATGATTGGCAGCAACACCCGCGATTACAAGGCAGACAAAGGCGAAAACCTCTACCGTCGTAGCATGTACACGTTCTGGAAACGTGCCGCCCCGCCCGCCTCGCTCGATATCTTCAATGCTCCGAACCGCGAAACGTGCGCCGTGAAACGCGAACGCACCAACACGCCGCTGCAGGCCTTGGTCACATTGAATGATGTGCAGTTCGTGGAAGCTGCCCGCCACCTGGCAACCAATGCCATCAAAGCTGCAAAGACCAGCGATGAGCGACTGGAGTTCATCTCTCAGCGACTCCTTTCCCGCAGCTTCAAGCCAGATGAAAAGAAAGTCATCGAAGCCTCGCTGAAGGAACTCACCGAGTTCTATCAGAAGAATGAAGCCGATGCGAAGAGCCTGGTTGCCGTGGGGGAATCGAAGGTTGACGCTTCGCTATCTCCGCAGGAACTCGCCGCCTGGACGATGCTGTGCAATGAGTTGATGAACCTGGATGAGGTGTTGAATAAGTAG